From the genome of Tachysurus fulvidraco isolate hzauxx_2018 chromosome 20, HZAU_PFXX_2.0, whole genome shotgun sequence, one region includes:
- the picalma gene encoding phosphatidylinositol binding clathrin assembly protein a isoform X10 encodes MSGQSITDRITAAQHSVTGSAVSKTVCKATTHEIMGPKKKHLDYLIQCTNEMNVNIPQLADTLFERTTSTSWVVVFKSLITTHQIMVYGNERFIQYLASRNTLFNLSNFLDKSGLQGYDMSTFIRRYSRYLNEKAVSYRQVAFDFTKVKRGADGIMRTMNTEKLLKTLPIVQNQMDSLLDFNVNANELTNGVINAAFMLLFKDAIRLFAAYNEGIINLLEKYFDMKKAQCKEGLDIYKKFLTRMTRISEFLKVAEQVGIDRGDIPDLSQFTVCAPSSLLDALEQHLASLEGKKVKDSTAASRASTLSNAVSSLANTGISFTKVDEREKQAALEEEQARLKSLKFLDGFQNPHSKPTVFSRQEQRLKELSKRPSTSSTTAASPVSTASGSISTAPAIDLFSTPSSTNSASKVPNDLLDLQQAFQSSLSLPTALPVANTWGDPFTSSESVDDSIPNLNPFLSKSIDAVPPPPLSSDAVSFPSRTPSHEMFSDHYNPFLDSSSSVASTLEPCARLKGFLSDSFCSSAPYSNTSLFHSEPSAVAGLFGGFSASPIPQPANSSGLNVDFDSVFGNKSTANNTDSAGGILKPTVASPSQGMPPSILQSGKLVSDDLDSSLANLVGNLSIGNGTTKNEIHWSQPGEKKLTGGSNWQPKNAPTTTWNPASMAPSVMSFPATTPTGIMGYTMPAQMAPVAMMTQPTMMYTQPVMRSANPFGSMSGAQMQFM; translated from the exons ATCTGATTCAGTGCACAAACGAGATGAATGTGAACATCCCTCAACTGGCGGACACGCTGTTTGAACGGACCACCAGCACCAGCTGGGTGGTCGTGTTCAAATCCCTCATCACCACACACCAAATTATGGTCTACGGCAATgag AGATTTATTCAGTACCTGGCTTCCAGGAACACATTATTCAACCTCAGTaattttttggacaaaagtggCTTACAAG GCTATGATATGTCTACATTTATCCGGCGGTATAGCCGTTATCTTAACGAAAAGGCTGTGTCTTACAGACAGGTTGCTTTTGACTTTACTAAAGTAAAGAGGGG GGCAGATGGTATTATGAGAACCATGAACACAGAGAAGCTGCTGAAGACCCTACCAATTGTCCAGAATCAGATGGACTCACTTCTCGACTTTAAC GTAAATGCAAATGAACTCACAAATGGAGTCATTAATGCCGCCTTCATGCTCTTGTTTAAAGATGCCATCCGGCTATTTGCTGCTTACAACGAAGGGATCATCAACTTGCTCG AGAAGTACTTTGATATGAAGAAAGCCCAGTGTAAAGAAGGACTTGACATCTACAAGAAATTCCTCACCCGTATGACAAGAATCTCAGAGTTCCTCAAAGTTGCTGAG CAAGTTGGCATTGACCGaggtgatataccagacctgtCTCAG TTTACGGTCTGC GCCCCCAGTAGTCTCCTGGATGCACTGGAGCAGCACCTGGCATCACTAGAGGGAAAAAAGGTGAAGGACTCAACGGCAGCCAGCAG gGCCAGCACACTGTCCAATGCAGTGTCCTCTCTGGCAAACACAGGCATATCTTTCACCAAAGTCGATGAGAGGGAAAAACAGGCAGCCCTAGAGGAGGAACAAGCTCGTTTAAAAAGCCTTAAG TTTTTGGACGGGTTCCAAAATCCTCACTCGAAACCAACTGTATTCTCCCGGCAGGAGCAGCGTCTAAAGGAACTCTCCAAAAGGCCTTCCACATCCTCAACAACAGCTGCGTCTCCAGTATCCACAGCATCTGGAAGCATCAGCACCGCTCCAGCAATCGACCTGTTCTCCACACCCAGCTCCACCAACAG tGCTTCAAAGGTGCCAAATGATCTCCTGGATCTCCAGCAAGCATTCCAGTCATCTCTGTCTCTACCCACTGCTCTGCCTGTAGCTAACACATGGGGAG ATCCTTTCACCTCTTCAGAGAGTGTCGACGACTCCATTCCAAACTTAAATCCTTTCCTATCCAAATCTATCGATGCTgttcctccacctcctctgTCTTCAGATGCTGTTAGTTTTCCTTCTAGGACTCCCAGTCATGAAATGTTTAGTG ATCATTACAATCCCTTTCTTGATTCAAGCTCATCTGTTGCCTCCACTCTTGAGCCCTGTGCTCGCTTAAAGGGCTTTCTCTCAG ACTCGTTCTGTTCATCTGCCCCCTACTCTAACACATCACTGTTCCACTCCGAACCTTCCGCTGTAGCTGGACTATTTGGAG GGTTTTCAGCGTCTCCCATCCCTCAGCCAGCCAACTCTTCCGGCCTTAACGTTGACTTTGACTCAGTGTTTGGCAATAAATCCACTGCTAACAACACAGACTCTGCTG GTGGTATCCTGAAACCCACAGTAGCTTCTCCAAGCCAGGGCATGCCACCCAGTATACTACAATCTGGAAAACTGGTGTCTGATGACCTGGACTCCTCTCTGGCCAATCTTGTGGGCA ATCTGAGTATTGGAAATGGCACAACAAAAAA TGAGATCCACTGGAGTCAGCCTGGTGAGAAGAAGCTAACTGGTGGAAGTAACTGGCAACCAAAGAATGCTCCAACCACAACATGGAACCCTGCCAGTATG GCGCCGTCCGTCATGTCTTTCCCTGCCACGACACCCACAGGCATTATGGGATACACAATG CCAGCACAGATGGCTCCAGTGGCCATGATGACGCAGCCTACCATGATGTACACACAGCCTGTGATGAGGTCGGCTAACCCTTTTGGCTCAATGTCAGGAGCACAG ATGCAGTTCATGTGA
- the picalma gene encoding phosphatidylinositol binding clathrin assembly protein a isoform X18 translates to MSGQSITDRITAAQHSVTGSAVSKTVCKATTHEIMGPKKKHLDYLIQCTNEMNVNIPQLADTLFERTTSTSWVVVFKSLITTHQIMVYGNERFIQYLASRNTLFNLSNFLDKSGLQGYDMSTFIRRYSRYLNEKAVSYRQVAFDFTKVKRGADGIMRTMNTEKLLKTLPIVQNQMDSLLDFNVNANELTNGVINAAFMLLFKDAIRLFAAYNEGIINLLEKYFDMKKAQCKEGLDIYKKFLTRMTRISEFLKVAEQVGIDRGDIPDLSQFTVCAPSSLLDALEQHLASLEGKKVKDSTAASRASTLSNAVSSLANTGISFTKVDEREKQAALEEEQARLKSLKFLDGFQNPHSKPTVFSRQEQRLKELSKRPSTSSTTAASPVSTASGSISTAPAIDLFSTPSSTNSASKVPNDLLDLQQAFQSSLSLPTALPVANTWGGFSASPIPQPANSSGLNVDFDSVFGNKSTANNTDSAGGILKPTVASPSQGMPPSILQSGKLVSDDLDSSLANLVGNLSIGNGTTKNEIHWSQPGEKKLTGGSNWQPKNAPTTTWNPASMAPSVMSFPATTPTGIMGYTMPAQMAPVAMMTQPTMMYTQPVMRSANPFGSMSGAQPPAASSPSSQSSLRPPGQDLFAQLSLKEFL, encoded by the exons ATCTGATTCAGTGCACAAACGAGATGAATGTGAACATCCCTCAACTGGCGGACACGCTGTTTGAACGGACCACCAGCACCAGCTGGGTGGTCGTGTTCAAATCCCTCATCACCACACACCAAATTATGGTCTACGGCAATgag AGATTTATTCAGTACCTGGCTTCCAGGAACACATTATTCAACCTCAGTaattttttggacaaaagtggCTTACAAG GCTATGATATGTCTACATTTATCCGGCGGTATAGCCGTTATCTTAACGAAAAGGCTGTGTCTTACAGACAGGTTGCTTTTGACTTTACTAAAGTAAAGAGGGG GGCAGATGGTATTATGAGAACCATGAACACAGAGAAGCTGCTGAAGACCCTACCAATTGTCCAGAATCAGATGGACTCACTTCTCGACTTTAAC GTAAATGCAAATGAACTCACAAATGGAGTCATTAATGCCGCCTTCATGCTCTTGTTTAAAGATGCCATCCGGCTATTTGCTGCTTACAACGAAGGGATCATCAACTTGCTCG AGAAGTACTTTGATATGAAGAAAGCCCAGTGTAAAGAAGGACTTGACATCTACAAGAAATTCCTCACCCGTATGACAAGAATCTCAGAGTTCCTCAAAGTTGCTGAG CAAGTTGGCATTGACCGaggtgatataccagacctgtCTCAG TTTACGGTCTGC GCCCCCAGTAGTCTCCTGGATGCACTGGAGCAGCACCTGGCATCACTAGAGGGAAAAAAGGTGAAGGACTCAACGGCAGCCAGCAG gGCCAGCACACTGTCCAATGCAGTGTCCTCTCTGGCAAACACAGGCATATCTTTCACCAAAGTCGATGAGAGGGAAAAACAGGCAGCCCTAGAGGAGGAACAAGCTCGTTTAAAAAGCCTTAAG TTTTTGGACGGGTTCCAAAATCCTCACTCGAAACCAACTGTATTCTCCCGGCAGGAGCAGCGTCTAAAGGAACTCTCCAAAAGGCCTTCCACATCCTCAACAACAGCTGCGTCTCCAGTATCCACAGCATCTGGAAGCATCAGCACCGCTCCAGCAATCGACCTGTTCTCCACACCCAGCTCCACCAACAG tGCTTCAAAGGTGCCAAATGATCTCCTGGATCTCCAGCAAGCATTCCAGTCATCTCTGTCTCTACCCACTGCTCTGCCTGTAGCTAACACATGGGGAG GGTTTTCAGCGTCTCCCATCCCTCAGCCAGCCAACTCTTCCGGCCTTAACGTTGACTTTGACTCAGTGTTTGGCAATAAATCCACTGCTAACAACACAGACTCTGCTG GTGGTATCCTGAAACCCACAGTAGCTTCTCCAAGCCAGGGCATGCCACCCAGTATACTACAATCTGGAAAACTGGTGTCTGATGACCTGGACTCCTCTCTGGCCAATCTTGTGGGCA ATCTGAGTATTGGAAATGGCACAACAAAAAA TGAGATCCACTGGAGTCAGCCTGGTGAGAAGAAGCTAACTGGTGGAAGTAACTGGCAACCAAAGAATGCTCCAACCACAACATGGAACCCTGCCAGTATG GCGCCGTCCGTCATGTCTTTCCCTGCCACGACACCCACAGGCATTATGGGATACACAATG CCAGCACAGATGGCTCCAGTGGCCATGATGACGCAGCCTACCATGATGTACACACAGCCTGTGATGAGGTCGGCTAACCCTTTTGGCTCAATGTCAGGAGCACAG CCCCCGGCTGCCTCTAGTCCCTCAAGTCAGAGTTCTCTCAGACCTCCAGGACAGGACCTCTTTGCACAGCTTTCTCTCAAGGAATTCCTTTAG
- the picalma gene encoding phosphatidylinositol binding clathrin assembly protein a isoform X20, whose protein sequence is MSGQSITDRITAAQHSVTGSAVSKTVCKATTHEIMGPKKKHLDYLIQCTNEMNVNIPQLADTLFERTTSTSWVVVFKSLITTHQIMVYGNERFIQYLASRNTLFNLSNFLDKSGLQGYDMSTFIRRYSRYLNEKAVSYRQVAFDFTKVKRGADGIMRTMNTEKLLKTLPIVQNQMDSLLDFNVNANELTNGVINAAFMLLFKDAIRLFAAYNEGIINLLEKYFDMKKAQCKEGLDIYKKFLTRMTRISEFLKVAEQVGIDRGDIPDLSQAPSSLLDALEQHLASLEGKKVKDSTAASRASTLSNAVSSLANTGISFTKVDEREKQAALEEEQARLKSLKEQRLKELSKRPSTSSTTAASPVSTASGSISTAPAIDLFSTPSSTNSASKVPNDLLDLQQAFQSSLSLPTALPVANTWGGFSASPIPQPANSSGLNVDFDSVFGNKSTANNTDSAGGILKPTVASPSQGMPPSILQSGKLVSDDLDSSLANLVGNLSIGNGTTKNEIHWSQPGEKKLTGGSNWQPKNAPTTTWNPASMNGMHFPQYAPSVMSFPATTPTGIMGYTMPAQMAPVAMMTQPTMMYTQPVMRSANPFGSMSGAQPPAASSPSSQSSLRPPGQDLFAQLSLKEFL, encoded by the exons ATCTGATTCAGTGCACAAACGAGATGAATGTGAACATCCCTCAACTGGCGGACACGCTGTTTGAACGGACCACCAGCACCAGCTGGGTGGTCGTGTTCAAATCCCTCATCACCACACACCAAATTATGGTCTACGGCAATgag AGATTTATTCAGTACCTGGCTTCCAGGAACACATTATTCAACCTCAGTaattttttggacaaaagtggCTTACAAG GCTATGATATGTCTACATTTATCCGGCGGTATAGCCGTTATCTTAACGAAAAGGCTGTGTCTTACAGACAGGTTGCTTTTGACTTTACTAAAGTAAAGAGGGG GGCAGATGGTATTATGAGAACCATGAACACAGAGAAGCTGCTGAAGACCCTACCAATTGTCCAGAATCAGATGGACTCACTTCTCGACTTTAAC GTAAATGCAAATGAACTCACAAATGGAGTCATTAATGCCGCCTTCATGCTCTTGTTTAAAGATGCCATCCGGCTATTTGCTGCTTACAACGAAGGGATCATCAACTTGCTCG AGAAGTACTTTGATATGAAGAAAGCCCAGTGTAAAGAAGGACTTGACATCTACAAGAAATTCCTCACCCGTATGACAAGAATCTCAGAGTTCCTCAAAGTTGCTGAG CAAGTTGGCATTGACCGaggtgatataccagacctgtCTCAG GCCCCCAGTAGTCTCCTGGATGCACTGGAGCAGCACCTGGCATCACTAGAGGGAAAAAAGGTGAAGGACTCAACGGCAGCCAGCAG gGCCAGCACACTGTCCAATGCAGTGTCCTCTCTGGCAAACACAGGCATATCTTTCACCAAAGTCGATGAGAGGGAAAAACAGGCAGCCCTAGAGGAGGAACAAGCTCGTTTAAAAAGCCTTAAG GAGCAGCGTCTAAAGGAACTCTCCAAAAGGCCTTCCACATCCTCAACAACAGCTGCGTCTCCAGTATCCACAGCATCTGGAAGCATCAGCACCGCTCCAGCAATCGACCTGTTCTCCACACCCAGCTCCACCAACAG tGCTTCAAAGGTGCCAAATGATCTCCTGGATCTCCAGCAAGCATTCCAGTCATCTCTGTCTCTACCCACTGCTCTGCCTGTAGCTAACACATGGGGAG GGTTTTCAGCGTCTCCCATCCCTCAGCCAGCCAACTCTTCCGGCCTTAACGTTGACTTTGACTCAGTGTTTGGCAATAAATCCACTGCTAACAACACAGACTCTGCTG GTGGTATCCTGAAACCCACAGTAGCTTCTCCAAGCCAGGGCATGCCACCCAGTATACTACAATCTGGAAAACTGGTGTCTGATGACCTGGACTCCTCTCTGGCCAATCTTGTGGGCA ATCTGAGTATTGGAAATGGCACAACAAAAAA TGAGATCCACTGGAGTCAGCCTGGTGAGAAGAAGCTAACTGGTGGAAGTAACTGGCAACCAAAGAATGCTCCAACCACAACATGGAACCCTGCCAGTATG AATGGCATGCATTTCCCACAATAC GCGCCGTCCGTCATGTCTTTCCCTGCCACGACACCCACAGGCATTATGGGATACACAATG CCAGCACAGATGGCTCCAGTGGCCATGATGACGCAGCCTACCATGATGTACACACAGCCTGTGATGAGGTCGGCTAACCCTTTTGGCTCAATGTCAGGAGCACAG CCCCCGGCTGCCTCTAGTCCCTCAAGTCAGAGTTCTCTCAGACCTCCAGGACAGGACCTCTTTGCACAGCTTTCTCTCAAGGAATTCCTTTAG
- the picalma gene encoding phosphatidylinositol binding clathrin assembly protein a isoform X23: protein MSGQSITDRITAAQHSVTGSAVSKTVCKATTHEIMGPKKKHLDYLIQCTNEMNVNIPQLADTLFERTTSTSWVVVFKSLITTHQIMVYGNERFIQYLASRNTLFNLSNFLDKSGLQGYDMSTFIRRYSRYLNEKAVSYRQVAFDFTKVKRGADGIMRTMNTEKLLKTLPIVQNQMDSLLDFNVNANELTNGVINAAFMLLFKDAIRLFAAYNEGIINLLEKYFDMKKAQCKEGLDIYKKFLTRMTRISEFLKVAEQVGIDRGDIPDLSQAPSSLLDALEQHLASLEGKKVKDSTAASRASTLSNAVSSLANTGISFTKVDEREKQAALEEEQARLKSLKEQRLKELSKRPSTSSTTAASPVSTASGSISTAPAIDLFSTPSSTNSASKVPNDLLDLQQAFQSSLSLPTALPVANTWGGFSASPIPQPANSSGLNVDFDSVFGNKSTANNTDSAVASPSQGMPPSILQSGKLVSDDLDSSLANLVGNLSIGNGTTKNEIHWSQPGEKKLTGGSNWQPKNAPTTTWNPASMAPSVMSFPATTPTGIMGYTMPAQMAPVAMMTQPTMMYTQPVMRSANPFGSMSGAQPPAASSPSSQSSLRPPGQDLFAQLSLKEFL from the exons ATCTGATTCAGTGCACAAACGAGATGAATGTGAACATCCCTCAACTGGCGGACACGCTGTTTGAACGGACCACCAGCACCAGCTGGGTGGTCGTGTTCAAATCCCTCATCACCACACACCAAATTATGGTCTACGGCAATgag AGATTTATTCAGTACCTGGCTTCCAGGAACACATTATTCAACCTCAGTaattttttggacaaaagtggCTTACAAG GCTATGATATGTCTACATTTATCCGGCGGTATAGCCGTTATCTTAACGAAAAGGCTGTGTCTTACAGACAGGTTGCTTTTGACTTTACTAAAGTAAAGAGGGG GGCAGATGGTATTATGAGAACCATGAACACAGAGAAGCTGCTGAAGACCCTACCAATTGTCCAGAATCAGATGGACTCACTTCTCGACTTTAAC GTAAATGCAAATGAACTCACAAATGGAGTCATTAATGCCGCCTTCATGCTCTTGTTTAAAGATGCCATCCGGCTATTTGCTGCTTACAACGAAGGGATCATCAACTTGCTCG AGAAGTACTTTGATATGAAGAAAGCCCAGTGTAAAGAAGGACTTGACATCTACAAGAAATTCCTCACCCGTATGACAAGAATCTCAGAGTTCCTCAAAGTTGCTGAG CAAGTTGGCATTGACCGaggtgatataccagacctgtCTCAG GCCCCCAGTAGTCTCCTGGATGCACTGGAGCAGCACCTGGCATCACTAGAGGGAAAAAAGGTGAAGGACTCAACGGCAGCCAGCAG gGCCAGCACACTGTCCAATGCAGTGTCCTCTCTGGCAAACACAGGCATATCTTTCACCAAAGTCGATGAGAGGGAAAAACAGGCAGCCCTAGAGGAGGAACAAGCTCGTTTAAAAAGCCTTAAG GAGCAGCGTCTAAAGGAACTCTCCAAAAGGCCTTCCACATCCTCAACAACAGCTGCGTCTCCAGTATCCACAGCATCTGGAAGCATCAGCACCGCTCCAGCAATCGACCTGTTCTCCACACCCAGCTCCACCAACAG tGCTTCAAAGGTGCCAAATGATCTCCTGGATCTCCAGCAAGCATTCCAGTCATCTCTGTCTCTACCCACTGCTCTGCCTGTAGCTAACACATGGGGAG GGTTTTCAGCGTCTCCCATCCCTCAGCCAGCCAACTCTTCCGGCCTTAACGTTGACTTTGACTCAGTGTTTGGCAATAAATCCACTGCTAACAACACAGACTCTGCTG TAGCTTCTCCAAGCCAGGGCATGCCACCCAGTATACTACAATCTGGAAAACTGGTGTCTGATGACCTGGACTCCTCTCTGGCCAATCTTGTGGGCA ATCTGAGTATTGGAAATGGCACAACAAAAAA TGAGATCCACTGGAGTCAGCCTGGTGAGAAGAAGCTAACTGGTGGAAGTAACTGGCAACCAAAGAATGCTCCAACCACAACATGGAACCCTGCCAGTATG GCGCCGTCCGTCATGTCTTTCCCTGCCACGACACCCACAGGCATTATGGGATACACAATG CCAGCACAGATGGCTCCAGTGGCCATGATGACGCAGCCTACCATGATGTACACACAGCCTGTGATGAGGTCGGCTAACCCTTTTGGCTCAATGTCAGGAGCACAG CCCCCGGCTGCCTCTAGTCCCTCAAGTCAGAGTTCTCTCAGACCTCCAGGACAGGACCTCTTTGCACAGCTTTCTCTCAAGGAATTCCTTTAG
- the picalma gene encoding phosphatidylinositol binding clathrin assembly protein a isoform X5 — MSGQSITDRITAAQHSVTGSAVSKTVCKATTHEIMGPKKKHLDYLIQCTNEMNVNIPQLADTLFERTTSTSWVVVFKSLITTHQIMVYGNERFIQYLASRNTLFNLSNFLDKSGLQGYDMSTFIRRYSRYLNEKAVSYRQVAFDFTKVKRGADGIMRTMNTEKLLKTLPIVQNQMDSLLDFNVNANELTNGVINAAFMLLFKDAIRLFAAYNEGIINLLEKYFDMKKAQCKEGLDIYKKFLTRMTRISEFLKVAEQVGIDRGDIPDLSQFTVCAPSSLLDALEQHLASLEGKKVKDSTAASRASTLSNAVSSLANTGISFTKVDEREKQAALEEEQARLKSLKFLDGFQNPHSKPTVFSRQEQRLKELSKRPSTSSTTAASPVSTASGSISTAPAIDLFSTPSSTNSASKVPNDLLDLQQAFQSSLSLPTALPVANTWGDPFTSSESVDDSIPNLNPFLSKSIDAVPPPPLSSDAVSFPSRTPSHEMFSDHYNPFLDSSSSVASTLEPCARLKGFLSDSFCSSAPYSNTSLFHSEPSAVAGLFGGFSASPIPQPANSSGLNVDFDSVFGNKSTANNTDSAGGILKPTVASPSQGMPPSILQSGKLVSDDLDSSLANLVGNLSIGNGTTKNEIHWSQPGEKKLTGGSNWQPKNAPTTTWNPASMAPSVMSFPATTPTGIMGYTMPAQMAPVAMMTQPTMMYTQPVMRSANPFGSMSGAQPPAASSPSSQSSLRPPGQDLFAQLSLKEFL; from the exons ATCTGATTCAGTGCACAAACGAGATGAATGTGAACATCCCTCAACTGGCGGACACGCTGTTTGAACGGACCACCAGCACCAGCTGGGTGGTCGTGTTCAAATCCCTCATCACCACACACCAAATTATGGTCTACGGCAATgag AGATTTATTCAGTACCTGGCTTCCAGGAACACATTATTCAACCTCAGTaattttttggacaaaagtggCTTACAAG GCTATGATATGTCTACATTTATCCGGCGGTATAGCCGTTATCTTAACGAAAAGGCTGTGTCTTACAGACAGGTTGCTTTTGACTTTACTAAAGTAAAGAGGGG GGCAGATGGTATTATGAGAACCATGAACACAGAGAAGCTGCTGAAGACCCTACCAATTGTCCAGAATCAGATGGACTCACTTCTCGACTTTAAC GTAAATGCAAATGAACTCACAAATGGAGTCATTAATGCCGCCTTCATGCTCTTGTTTAAAGATGCCATCCGGCTATTTGCTGCTTACAACGAAGGGATCATCAACTTGCTCG AGAAGTACTTTGATATGAAGAAAGCCCAGTGTAAAGAAGGACTTGACATCTACAAGAAATTCCTCACCCGTATGACAAGAATCTCAGAGTTCCTCAAAGTTGCTGAG CAAGTTGGCATTGACCGaggtgatataccagacctgtCTCAG TTTACGGTCTGC GCCCCCAGTAGTCTCCTGGATGCACTGGAGCAGCACCTGGCATCACTAGAGGGAAAAAAGGTGAAGGACTCAACGGCAGCCAGCAG gGCCAGCACACTGTCCAATGCAGTGTCCTCTCTGGCAAACACAGGCATATCTTTCACCAAAGTCGATGAGAGGGAAAAACAGGCAGCCCTAGAGGAGGAACAAGCTCGTTTAAAAAGCCTTAAG TTTTTGGACGGGTTCCAAAATCCTCACTCGAAACCAACTGTATTCTCCCGGCAGGAGCAGCGTCTAAAGGAACTCTCCAAAAGGCCTTCCACATCCTCAACAACAGCTGCGTCTCCAGTATCCACAGCATCTGGAAGCATCAGCACCGCTCCAGCAATCGACCTGTTCTCCACACCCAGCTCCACCAACAG tGCTTCAAAGGTGCCAAATGATCTCCTGGATCTCCAGCAAGCATTCCAGTCATCTCTGTCTCTACCCACTGCTCTGCCTGTAGCTAACACATGGGGAG ATCCTTTCACCTCTTCAGAGAGTGTCGACGACTCCATTCCAAACTTAAATCCTTTCCTATCCAAATCTATCGATGCTgttcctccacctcctctgTCTTCAGATGCTGTTAGTTTTCCTTCTAGGACTCCCAGTCATGAAATGTTTAGTG ATCATTACAATCCCTTTCTTGATTCAAGCTCATCTGTTGCCTCCACTCTTGAGCCCTGTGCTCGCTTAAAGGGCTTTCTCTCAG ACTCGTTCTGTTCATCTGCCCCCTACTCTAACACATCACTGTTCCACTCCGAACCTTCCGCTGTAGCTGGACTATTTGGAG GGTTTTCAGCGTCTCCCATCCCTCAGCCAGCCAACTCTTCCGGCCTTAACGTTGACTTTGACTCAGTGTTTGGCAATAAATCCACTGCTAACAACACAGACTCTGCTG GTGGTATCCTGAAACCCACAGTAGCTTCTCCAAGCCAGGGCATGCCACCCAGTATACTACAATCTGGAAAACTGGTGTCTGATGACCTGGACTCCTCTCTGGCCAATCTTGTGGGCA ATCTGAGTATTGGAAATGGCACAACAAAAAA TGAGATCCACTGGAGTCAGCCTGGTGAGAAGAAGCTAACTGGTGGAAGTAACTGGCAACCAAAGAATGCTCCAACCACAACATGGAACCCTGCCAGTATG GCGCCGTCCGTCATGTCTTTCCCTGCCACGACACCCACAGGCATTATGGGATACACAATG CCAGCACAGATGGCTCCAGTGGCCATGATGACGCAGCCTACCATGATGTACACACAGCCTGTGATGAGGTCGGCTAACCCTTTTGGCTCAATGTCAGGAGCACAG CCCCCGGCTGCCTCTAGTCCCTCAAGTCAGAGTTCTCTCAGACCTCCAGGACAGGACCTCTTTGCACAGCTTTCTCTCAAGGAATTCCTTTAG